In the genome of Bradyrhizobium sp. CIAT3101, one region contains:
- a CDS encoding cupin domain-containing protein has protein sequence MDITLAGTRPTRRAPKENFTGTVLQDPINMAPAPARLNVSRVSFEPGARTNWHHHPLGQTLYVISGVGRVQTKGGAVKEIRPGDTVWIPPNEVHWHGASPGNSMCHIAMQEALDGVFSTWLEPVTDAEYGAPLG, from the coding sequence ATGGACATCACGCTCGCAGGCACGCGGCCGACCCGCCGCGCGCCCAAGGAAAACTTTACCGGCACCGTGCTGCAGGACCCCATCAACATGGCGCCGGCACCGGCGCGGCTGAACGTCTCGCGCGTCTCGTTCGAGCCGGGCGCCCGCACCAACTGGCACCATCATCCGCTTGGACAGACGCTCTACGTGATTTCGGGCGTCGGCCGCGTCCAGACCAAGGGCGGCGCGGTCAAGGAAATCCGTCCCGGCGACACCGTCTGGATCCCGCCGAATGAAGTGCACTGGCACGGCGCCTCGCCGGGCAACAGCATGTGCCACATCGCCATGCAGGAAGCGCTCGACGGCGTGTTCTCGACCTGGCTCGAGCCGGTGACGGACGCCGAATACGGCGCGCCGCTCGGCTAG
- a CDS encoding DUF2147 domain-containing protein, with translation MRKWLATAAFLLLASTAAQAQYTFEYGGRTIRIDPDRGTVQIPGVYDNTGQGKAKKAKKNDTKPDQQAPQQAKVDPQTPAAPPPAPAPAPVAAPPAAEQAPAQTPAPATAAPAAPPASPATTANNAPAEDAMVPPPQPAPSAVPTVAAVPPAPPPLAPAVAAAPPAPPAPASPAPAPSPAPAPVQSAAVAPPVPAAAPARDLNSPLGVWLTEEKEGKVRIEQCGNNLCGYSVDSKSNQNGEQVLINMKPGKDQKWSGRILDPNTGSTYDSTISLKAGDRLRVQGCAFGGMFCGGQTWTRVN, from the coding sequence ATGAGGAAATGGTTGGCCACGGCCGCATTCCTTTTGCTGGCGAGCACCGCTGCGCAGGCGCAGTACACCTTCGAATATGGCGGACGCACCATCCGCATCGATCCGGATCGCGGCACGGTGCAGATTCCCGGCGTCTACGACAACACCGGCCAGGGCAAGGCCAAGAAGGCCAAGAAGAACGACACCAAGCCGGACCAGCAGGCCCCGCAGCAGGCCAAGGTCGATCCGCAAACGCCGGCCGCTCCCCCGCCGGCGCCGGCTCCTGCTCCTGTCGCCGCGCCCCCGGCGGCCGAACAGGCTCCTGCCCAGACGCCGGCGCCAGCGACAGCAGCGCCTGCCGCCCCGCCAGCTTCTCCGGCCACCACCGCCAACAACGCGCCGGCTGAAGATGCGATGGTGCCGCCGCCTCAACCGGCTCCGAGCGCCGTCCCGACGGTGGCCGCGGTACCGCCGGCACCTCCGCCGCTGGCTCCCGCCGTCGCAGCCGCGCCTCCGGCGCCGCCCGCGCCAGCTTCCCCGGCTCCGGCGCCGTCGCCTGCCCCCGCGCCCGTTCAGTCCGCCGCCGTCGCACCGCCAGTTCCGGCGGCAGCGCCCGCGCGCGATCTCAATTCACCACTCGGCGTCTGGCTCACCGAGGAGAAGGAAGGCAAGGTCCGCATCGAGCAGTGCGGCAATAACCTCTGCGGCTATTCGGTCGACAGCAAATCGAACCAGAACGGCGAACAGGTCCTGATCAACATGAAGCCCGGCAAGGACCAGAAATGGTCCGGCCGCATCCTCGATCCCAACACCGGCTCGACCTACGACTCGACGATCTCGCTGAAGGCAGGCGACCGCCTGCGTGTGCAAGGCTGCGCCTTCGGCGGCATGTTCTGCGGCGGCCAGACCTGGACGCGCGTGAACTAG
- a CDS encoding transporter substrate-binding domain-containing protein yields MTVRITVRILAALAAMLLAGLSAQAQQPAPSRLDEIIKRGTLRVGMTGDYKPFTYLDKATQQFSGFDVDMAEALGKALGVRVEYVATAWPKLMKDFEADQFDIAMGGVSVTLDRQKKGYFTMPIMREGKTPIARCADVGKYQSIADIDKKGTRVIVNPGGTNERFARANVKDADITVFPDNTAIFDEIAKGNADLMMTDASETRYQQKQHSGVLCAVHPDKPFDFSEKAYWLQRDMALKAFVDQWLHISMEDGSYKKIYAAWFD; encoded by the coding sequence ATGACCGTTCGAATAACCGTCCGAATCCTGGCGGCTTTGGCCGCGATGTTGCTGGCAGGCCTCTCGGCGCAGGCGCAGCAGCCAGCACCTTCGCGCCTCGACGAGATCATCAAGCGCGGCACGTTGCGCGTCGGCATGACCGGCGACTACAAGCCTTTCACCTATCTGGACAAGGCCACGCAGCAATTCAGCGGATTTGACGTCGACATGGCGGAGGCGCTGGGCAAGGCGCTCGGCGTCAGGGTCGAGTACGTCGCCACCGCCTGGCCCAAGCTGATGAAGGATTTCGAGGCCGACCAGTTCGACATCGCGATGGGCGGCGTCTCGGTCACGCTCGACCGCCAGAAGAAGGGCTACTTCACGATGCCGATCATGCGCGAGGGCAAGACGCCGATCGCGCGCTGCGCCGACGTCGGCAAGTATCAGAGCATCGCCGATATCGACAAGAAGGGCACCCGCGTCATCGTCAACCCCGGCGGGACCAACGAGCGTTTCGCGCGCGCCAACGTCAAGGACGCCGACATCACGGTCTTCCCCGACAATACCGCGATCTTCGACGAGATCGCCAAGGGCAACGCCGACCTGATGATGACGGATGCTTCCGAGACCCGCTATCAGCAGAAGCAGCATTCCGGCGTGCTCTGCGCGGTGCATCCAGACAAGCCGTTCGACTTCTCGGAGAAGGCCTATTGGCTCCAGCGCGACATGGCGCTGAAGGCTTTCGTCGACCAGTGGCTGCATATCTCGATGGAGGACGGCAGCTACAAGAAGATCTACGCCGCCTGGTTCGATTAG
- a CDS encoding DUF1993 domain-containing protein: MYEASVGLFVPYLRNLSVLLDKGVAYAETRKFNPAVLLGMRMAPNMYDLAQQIGEACRHATIAPALLAQCEPVVLPPLEHDMAGLQARIATSIEFIESLPRAEIDAAAELKVFFRLKNGTELPFTGRTLLLTNSVPQFFFHVTTAYDLLRHAGVELVKKDFLGRK; encoded by the coding sequence ATGTACGAGGCCTCGGTCGGCCTGTTCGTGCCTTACCTGCGCAACCTGTCGGTGCTGCTCGACAAGGGCGTTGCCTATGCCGAGACCCGCAAGTTCAATCCGGCGGTCCTGCTCGGGATGCGCATGGCGCCGAACATGTACGATCTGGCGCAGCAGATTGGTGAGGCCTGCCGCCATGCCACCATCGCGCCGGCCTTGCTGGCGCAGTGCGAACCGGTCGTGCTGCCTCCGCTCGAGCACGACATGGCCGGGCTGCAGGCGCGGATCGCCACCTCAATCGAATTCATTGAAAGCCTGCCGCGTGCCGAGATCGATGCGGCGGCGGAGCTGAAGGTGTTCTTCAGGCTGAAGAACGGGACCGAGCTGCCCTTCACCGGGCGGACGCTGCTGCTCACCAACAGCGTCCCGCAATTCTTCTTTCACGTCACGACCGCGTACGACCTGTTGCGGCACGCGGGCGTCGAACTCGTGAAGAAGGACTTTTTGGGAAGGAAGTAG